In Strigops habroptila isolate Jane chromosome 4, bStrHab1.2.pri, whole genome shotgun sequence, a single genomic region encodes these proteins:
- the FBXO34 gene encoding F-box only protein 34 encodes MKSSCRAGLHREPLNSTSSAFHQVKRVSGMHLKPYLKLQKKERSPEISQDSLRGLPMSHQRSAQEEKYTNNCTKLSVFPKPSLVTPSQKLLGIIYPNTMCNMNGKGPADGPSAREKKNALSATIHQGEEGEGPLDVWAVVKPGNTKEKIAFFAAQQCSSNNRLGSMKIKSTWDIDGRTAKRRKKSVDLKKAKIQLERMREANARCSQTEPFACGIEHCSVHYMNENGEGVFPGRSLSVIEMVAFLEQRASALLVDCTKTCTPASATRLSTQPKGALSSSDPFSSAGACEVHVERGPCSNSEQQQSEPVRVLDMVAKLELECLRRQSEREAGSLSRNNSFRRNVGRVLLATGTQPDGEVGKVSSGVLAQGAGLEEAGREAGYGGRCGPLGDAELWGGTASAGQPFPSGLDPQMGNVNSGLVHAVLAITAGRSESEMRIEPPRPLLSACLAAARLPADSLQSKNTTVDCTLKEPVIFPKQSLHPARKEPLCISISVSKTEKGCRKEKLSNSSSSEDPLPGRLFFLQADQPVAHEQQPLGEGTQEKLGEGAQNEDEDALASDRSCVRNVVTTEPSALSVPPTEGALQVLDASCLKRQVSHDFLETRFKIQQLLEPQQYMAFLPHHIIVKIFGLLPTRSLVALKCTCYYFKFIIEYYNIRPADSRWVRDPRYREDPCKQCKKKYVKGDVSLCRWHPKPYCQALPYGPGYWMCCHRSQKGIPGCKLGLHDNHWVPACHSFNRAIHKKTRGSGAEVEEEY; translated from the coding sequence ggTTTCTGGTATGCACTTAAAGCCATATCTCAAGTTACAGAAGAAAGAGCGATCTCCAGAAATAAGCCAGGATTCTCTGAGAGGCCTGCCTATGAGCCATCAGAGAtcagcacaagaagaaaaatacaccaACAACTGCACCAAACTGAGCGTTTTCCCAAAACCCTCCCTCGTGACTCCATCTCAAAAGCTTCTGGGGATTATTTATCCAAATACTATGTGCAATATGAATGGGAAAGGTCCAGCGGATGGTCCAAGTGCGAGGGAAAAGAAGAACGCCCTGTCTGCAACAATCCACcagggagaagaaggggaagggcCGCTGGATGTCTGGGCTGTAGTGAAACCTGGCAATACTAAGGAGAAGATCGCATTCTTTGCAGcccagcagtgcagcagcaacAACCGGCTAGGCtccatgaaaattaaaagcacgTGGGACATCGATGGAAGAACAGCGAAACGCAGGAAAAAATCGGTAGAtcttaaaaaagccaaaattcaACTGGAAAGAATGAGGGAAGCAAACGCCAGGTGCTCCCAGACGGAGCCTTTTGCCTGCGGCATCGAGCACTGTTCAGTGCATTACATGAATGAGAACGGTGAGGGTGTGTTCCCGGGCAGGTCCCTCTCGGTGATAGAGATGGTAGCCTTCCTGGAGCAACGAGCAAGTGCTTTACTGGTAGACTGTACGAAAACCTGCACGCCTGCTTCTGCTACGAGGCTGAGCACTCAGCCTAAAGGTGCACTTTCCAGCTCAGACCCTTTCTCCTCTGCCGGGGCGTGTGAGGTACATGTGGAGAGGGGACCTTGCAGCAAtagtgagcagcagcagagcgAGCCTGTGCGCGTGCTGGACATGGTGGCCAAGCTGGAGTTGGAGTGCCTGCGGCGCCAGAGCGAGCGGGAGGCTGGGAGCCTCTCGCGAAACAACAGCTTCCGCAGGAATGTCGGGAGGGTGCTCCTGGCAACCGGCACCCAGCCTGACGGAGAGGTGGGGAAGGTCTCTTCGGGGGTCCTGGCTCAGGGGGCTGGCTtggaggaggcaggaagagaGGCTGGATATGGAGGACGTTGTGGCCCTCTGGGTGACGCTGAATTGTGGggtggcactgcctctgctgGGCAGCCTTTTCCTTCTGGGCTGGATCCTCAGATGGGGAATGTGAATTCAGGGCTTGTTCATGCAGTGTTGGCAATAACCGCTGGCAGGAGTGAATCTGAAATGCGAATTGAGCCTCCCAGACCTCTGCTGTCCGCATGTCTGGCTGCTGCCAGGTTGCCAGCGGATTCCTTGCAGAGCAAGAACACGACTGTTGATTGTACGTTGAAAGAGCCTGTAATTTTCCCAAAGCAGAGTCTGCATCCTGCTAGGAAGGAGCCCTTATGCATCAGTATATCGGTCAGCAAGACCGAGAAAGGATGCAGGAAAGAGAAGCTCTCTAACTCCAGTTCCAGTGAAGATCCGCTCCCAGGGAGGCTgttttttctccaggctgaccaaCCTGTGGCTCACGAGCAACAGCCACTAGGGGAAGGTACCCAAGAAAAGCTAGGAGAAGGAGCCCAAAATGAAGATGAGGATGCCTTGGCATCTGACAGATCATGTGTCAGAAACGTTGTTACTACAGAGCCATCTGCCCTTTCTGTTCCTCCCACAGAAGGGGCTTTGCAAGTACTTGATGCTTCCTGCTTGAAAAGGCAGGTTTCGCATGACTTTCTGGAGACCAGGTTTAAAATTCAGCAGCTTTTGGAGCCTCAGCAGTATATGGCCTTCTTGCCTCACCACATCATAGTGAAGATCTTTGGATTGCTTCCTACTAGGAGTCTGGTTGCCCTAAAATGCACTTGCTACTACTTCAAATTCATCATTGAATACTACAACATCAGGCCAGCAGACTCCCGCTGGGTCCGTGATCCCCGCTACAGAGAAGACCCTTGCAAGCAGTGCAAGAAGAAGTACGTGAAAGGGGATGTATCACTGTGCCGGTGGCATCCCAAACCATACTGTCAAGCTTTACCCTATGGGCCTGGGTACTGGATGTGCTGTCACCGGTCCCAGAAGGGCATCCCGGGCTGTAAGTTAGGTCTTCATGACAATCATTGGGTTCCTGCCTGCCACAGCTTTAACCGTGCTATTCATAAGAAAACCAGAGGATCGGGAGCAGAAGTGGAAGAGGAATATTAG